The sequence ATAAGACGTGATGTGTTTAGCACAATTCACTGTATCTTATTTTCAGTTCCCAATTTGGGAATAATACTAGCCTGCCACAGAACTATTGAAAAGCAATCCTTTGGGCAAGGGGAAGGCAATTCTCCTTGGAAGGAGAATCCTTTTGGGAAGGGTAAGGCAAATATTTGAATGCATAGTTAAAATATGATTTTATATATCTAAAAGATAGCTTTTGATTGAAGTCTGGAACAGAAAAACCAATGATGGACTGATACGTACCTAAACATTTTCTAGTGGTTATTCTAAACTTGTTTTCTGGATGCAACTACAAGATTTATCTTCATAGAAATTTTACCTTTCAAAGATTTATCTTCATAGAAATTTTACCTTTCAAAGTCTCCAAGTTCTCATACTGGCACTTCACACTCATTTTAACTAGCatttagatagggttgccagggacctggagtccctcgacggGAGATCCCCAGTTCCCTGGATTCTACCGGCAGGGGAATAGAAGCCATCACTTACCCTGTGCTTCCTTCTTCACGCGCTcccagcttgcatgatgacatcacttcccggagtGACATAATCACATGAGGGTCAAAGGACGCCCCTAGGTCAGAGGTGCCCTTGTCCTCACCGGTGTGGGCTGCTCTCGCCACAGCCATGGCCCGCTCTTGCTGCCACTGCCCGCTCTCATTTGGCACAAAGGGATATGGTGGCAGCAGCGAGAGCAGGGGGTGGCAGCAatgagagcagcctgctcttcccgccactgctgccacccgctcctgctcctgctcctgctgccaGCTCTCATGGTGTGGGAGCGTATTACCCACCCGAGCGCATGCTGCACtgtccagggagggggcgccccagggagcacgccccctgctagccaagtaagtgggaagggggggaagggggggatcgggggatcccctgccccaggtgggggaatgggaaccctacatTTAGCTTAGTAGCCTTTCTTCCTTCTACACAATGTGTGTATGTTTtgaaaaacacaaacaaaatCTTTGACATTTGTATAAGCTGAAATTGAAAGCTCTGTAGGATCTAAAAGTCCCCAAATTTGAGGGCTCATGCTCCAATTTGTGATCCCAGTAGACATTTTGAGGTCACTATATTCTGGAAGTTGAAGAAAGTTTGCTTGCTAAAAGCATTCTGGCcatgatatttattgtatttaaaataatttgttttcACAAGGATTTTACAATGTGGCAATATACTGTGTCCCACCCAACATCTAGTTATCTCAGTTCATTATATGATGGAGAAGAATTATGTAGTAAGTACTTACTTACCACCAAGAAGTACTGTAGTAAGTACTTACTGCCAAGAAAGAAATGTCTCAATCCCTAATAGTCATATTTTTAACAAGACCCAGGAATGTGTGCTTAGGTTGAAGTCATATCTATGAATATGGTAGCATTTTTACCTAACAACAGTTAATACAATTAAATGCAATAGTATCTTGCAGTTCATTTGTTAGGTGTGATCATTCATTATTTCCTTTTCAGAACACAATTGTGCAGGACAGTCATCAGTACTTCATCTGTTTTTCTTGTGTATTTGTAGGTAGCAGCCAGTGAAGATGGGGGACTGGAGCGCTTTAGGAAGGCTTCTTGACAAAGTCCAAGCCTATTCTACAGCAGGAGGGAAGGTGTGGCTGTCTGTCCTTTTCATTTTCAGGATCTTGCTACTAGGAACAGCAGTGGAGTCTGCCTGGGGAGATGAGCAATCAGCGTTCAGATGCAACACCCAGCAGCCTGGTTGTGAAAATGTTTGCTATGACAAATCCTTTCCAATCTCTCATGTGCGGTTCTGGGTTCTGCAGTTTATTTTTGTGTCTGTGCCAACCCTCCTGTACTTGGCACATGTGTTCTATGTGatgaggaaagaagaaaaacttAACAGGAAGGAAGAAGAGCTTAAGCTTGTCCAAAGTGAGGGTGTTAATGTAGATATGCACCTCAAACAAATAGAAATTAAGAAATTCAAGTATGGAATTGAAGTACATGGCAAGGTTAAAATGCGAGGAGGACTGCTCCGCACCTACATCATTAGCATCATCTTCAAATCTATATTTGAGGTGGCTTTCTTGCTCATACAGTGGTACATCTATGGGTTTACCCTGCAAGCCATTTATACTTGTGAACGAGTGCCATGCCCGCACAAGGTGGATTGCTTCCTCTCCCGTCCCACAGAGAAAACAATCTTCATTATCTTCATGCTGGTGGTGTCTTTAGTCTCGCTTTCCTTGAACATCATTGAAATTTTTTATGTCACCTTCAAGAGCGTTAAGGATCGCATGAAGACAAAAAATGATCCTTTTTCTCCTAACAGTGGGTTGAGTCCCTCTAAGGAATGTGGATCCCCCAAATATGCCTATTTCAATGGTTGCTCCTCTCCAACGGCCCCTTTATCACCCATGTCTCCACCAGGATATAAACTTGTTACTGGAGACAGGAACAATTCCTCTTCTTGTCGTAACTACAACAAGCAAGCCAGTGAACAAAACTGGGCAAATTACAGTGCTGAGCAGAACAGGATTGGACAGGCTGGGAGCACCATCTCCAACTCGCATGCTCAGCCATTTGAATTTGCCGATGATCCTCAGAACAGTAAAAAAATGGGTTCTGGGCATGAGCTACAACCTCTCACTGTTGTTGACCAAAGGCCTCCAAGCAGAGCCAGTAGTCGAGCAAGCAGCAGACCTCGACCTGATGATCTGGAGATCTAACCCTTTGTAGCCACAGTACTTATCACAACTATGAAATGCATTAGAAGATGCACATACAGTTTTCATGCAGTTCCATTGGAGGTGGTACTTCAACAGTCTCAGTGATGAGATCTTAACAAACACAAAAActtggggaatttttttaaagtgggaaGCTTTGGTAGTGTGGGGAAGTACATCACATTTTGGTATTTAAAgtagctgattttaaaaaatgtaaatgctaatttttttaaaaaaaacttaatcaACACTACATTAGGGGGATTTGGGTTTATTATTTGCTTTAGAAAGATTATAAATGAGTGGGTATGTATGGGTTTATAATATGCTGATTTTTCTAAAgaaatttggggtttttttttattatactaAAACCAAAagttaaactgatttttttaatcaCGATGCAATGGTATTCTTTCACAAAAAATGACAGTCTTACATTAGATTCTGATCATTTTCCTATTAGAACATTCCATTATTAAAATTTGCACTTTGAAGGAAAACTTCCTGGTATGGCCTGGTCAGTGTCTATACAATTATGCAAGTCTGTTTCCTTGGAATCAGTCAACTACATTTCAGACAAGGGCCCATCGCAACATTCTTTGGCCATGTTCTTCTTATGATTGAACAGATCTAGTTTGGGGTGCAGGGTGGAGTTCTTGGTCTTGTGCCATTCTCTTGCACCTCAACATCCTGTTCATCCCACACAGCCTTCAATGATGGCTAGGAAACAGTGTCAGGTAGGGTGTGGACAATCAAGTCATTTCATTGAATGCTATCACCTAGACTGTTTATCTGTCCACATTTAATTCCCATTATTATCAGCGGGATTTGAGCAGTGTGGTTGGAATTATAGTCACTGGGTGCAATTCAGGATCATTAAATTTGGTAGGAATTTCAACTTCAGTGGTTCATGGATTACTTACTCCTAGAGCCCCTTGTGCATTGGGATGCATGCACAGAGCTTGGTCCATATAATTTACTTCAGTACTTCAAAAAGGGTAGAGCTTTGCCTCCACAGGAGTATTGAAGTGAATGAAGCACCCACTGTGTAGAACGAACATTGTGCTTAAACTTGGATGCCGATATCTATGGCACATTATTAGATGAGGCCAAGTGTATGGATTTGTGTGTTACTTTAAGGGGCAGATATACAATGAGTGGAGAAGATATTCATGAATAGTTTAATGCTCACATAAATATGCTCACAAATAATTATGCATTTATGCGTCATCATGATGTTTACATTAAATGATTCCAGTAAATATACCTGATGCCCATTTTAACAATTGAGACCACACTTTTTGTATGTTCTATAGCAGATGCTGTACATTTCTTAATATGAATACCATTATAAGATCctgaaaattttgaaaaaaattcctATCAATTAAACAAAAAACCCTAGTATTGCTTGATTAAGATTTGTGAGAAAAATCACATTCTTTGGCATTTATGAATAATTTTCTTTCATAAAATTAAGAAGCAGGGAATCTACTAAGTTCCCTAGTCTATTTCTCTGACTTGTAATAACTTATGCTTGAATAACATAAATTGTAgtactgtgtgtggggggggggggtgttgatgtTAGCCTGCCAATAATGTGAGAGACGGGGTAAATTTACACAATCATGTTTATCCAGTAGTGATTGCAGTTATCACATGGTTGCTCAAGGGTATCAAATGACTATTGTGGATTATAGATCATAGACGGAGAAGCGGGGAAAAGGCCTTTGATAAGTGCATTCTCAGAGGATTGTGTGAATAGAACCTTAGAACAACTGCTTTGAGCTGTACTAATAATACATGTTTATGTCAGTTTTACAGTAGCAAGCACTTCTTAAGAGTTGTTCACATACAAGTCAGTACAACTGAAACATGATGGTTTAATTCAGTTTTGATATTTCATTCCCTCTCATTGACAGTTTTGATATTTGCACATTAATTTTTTGGGGAAGTGCAAGTGAGAACAAATCTAATTTATTTGAAAAATATGCTAAGGAAATatacttttgttgttgttcaacctctCTGCCTTTTGCTTCAACACAGTTCAACCAACACAACAGCCTGGCTTCATTTTACAGCAACACAGATTTATGGGTTTCTATATTATGTTATACCAAGTCATGTGACATTCCATGTTAAAACCATGTCAGGTTCATTGATTGCTTGTATACTGCCATAGTCCATCGGATTACTTTGTCTGGAGAACCAACTTTAgtcaataaagttttaatttagTATAAATCAGTTTGCCAATAGTCTGTGTGTCTATATAACTttgccactagacatgggcatgaacaggaaagaaACCCGAACacgtgttcattgttcgttgccatccacgaacaatgaacaaccaatactgacaaacatgatcctgtcatgaacatgttcgttgttcgtgggggcctgcaggctctcctccagccatcaacatccctactgcatcactcccagaaaccctacctgagcaggcagcaggaaatgtaccaataataaataatagcttggccccagagcctggcagcagccctggaacctgaaggggtagatccctatcccaccacacacaatcctgtctctctaacagcagctgtctctccctgaaagccagagctgggagcccccctcccccttggtcttttcctcttgtaacaaatttggagctccagtccacacttggaaggaagacctgcctatcaagctaaattaggcttagattggggtttccagggcaacagcagaagttcaga is a genomic window of Eublepharis macularius isolate TG4126 chromosome 1, MPM_Emac_v1.0, whole genome shotgun sequence containing:
- the GJA1 gene encoding gap junction alpha-1 protein — its product is MGDWSALGRLLDKVQAYSTAGGKVWLSVLFIFRILLLGTAVESAWGDEQSAFRCNTQQPGCENVCYDKSFPISHVRFWVLQFIFVSVPTLLYLAHVFYVMRKEEKLNRKEEELKLVQSEGVNVDMHLKQIEIKKFKYGIEVHGKVKMRGGLLRTYIISIIFKSIFEVAFLLIQWYIYGFTLQAIYTCERVPCPHKVDCFLSRPTEKTIFIIFMLVVSLVSLSLNIIEIFYVTFKSVKDRMKTKNDPFSPNSGLSPSKECGSPKYAYFNGCSSPTAPLSPMSPPGYKLVTGDRNNSSSCRNYNKQASEQNWANYSAEQNRIGQAGSTISNSHAQPFEFADDPQNSKKMGSGHELQPLTVVDQRPPSRASSRASSRPRPDDLEI